Sequence from the Fusobacterium periodonticum ATCC 33693 genome:
TATTTTTCTGGAAAGCCATTGAATACTCTTAAATTAGAAAAACTTTCATCTAAAAATACTGCTGTTGGTACAACAAAGTCATCTTCATGTATTTTTAAGTATCCAGCCAATTCAGAAACTCCTCTACCATAAGTTATTAAAGATAAATCAAAAATATGGTTTATTTCATTAATTTTTCTCATAGTAGTTAAGAATACTCTTGCATAAGGACACCAAGTTTCTACACTAGCTAGTACAGAAACTTTTTTATTAACTGCCTTTATTCTCTCAACAAAGTCATCAGAAATGACTATATTTTTATATAGTTCTTCCAATTTCTCTAACTCTTCACCACTTGCTATTCCTAAATATTTATCTAAGCTAAATCCTTTTAAATAGATTTCTTCTAATCCTTTCATTCATTATCCTCCTATTTTCATATTTTTTAAAATTCCTTTTATTGCTTCTTCTAAAGAAGAATAAGCACTTAAATCCACTTTTTCTAAAGTTTTATCAATTTCTTTTTTAGTATATCCTAGTCCTTCCAATGCTAAAACTAAGTCTTCTAACATATCTATAGAGATAGTTTCTACCTCTGTATAAGTTAGATTTTTTAATTTAGCTTTTAAATCTAAAATAATTATTTGTGCCTTTTTCTCTCCTAATTTTGGAACTTTCTTAAGACTAGTATAATCATTTTTAGATATTATTTCAACAATTTTATCATAAGAAAAATTGGATAACACTGCTAAGGCTAAAGATGGTCCTATACCATTTATTTTAAGTAACATTTCATATATTTTTCTATCTCTCTCATCTAAAAATCCAATTAATTTATATGCATCTTCTTTAATATGATTGTAAATATAGAATTTATATTTATTACCTAAGTCAATCTTTTCATATTCTCTCAATGGAAAATAAACCTTATACCCAACACCATTTATGTCTATGGCTATATAATCCATTTTCTTATACTCTACTGTTCCATATAGATATTCAAACATTTTTTCCTCACTTTATTTTTATTAATCTACCTTTATTATATTAGATTTTTAGAGTATTTTCAAATAAAAAAAGAAGATGCTATAATTTATTTATAACAGCTTCTTTTGATTTATAATTTAAAATGGTTATAGCTTACAAAAAATTATTAAAATTCTCTGATAATTTCTCCGTCTTTAACTTCGATTTTCTTAAGAACACTACCATCTTCAGAGTAGATAGTTACTATTCCATTCATTTTACCTTCTTTATTATTTGCTGTAAATTTTAATTTACCACTTTCATAATAGCTTTTTACTTCTCCATCTAAAAGGCCATTTTTTACATTCATACTAGAAGAAAGTTTTCCATTACTATAGAAAATTTCAGTTTTTCCACTTAAAGTTTTGATATCAATATTTGTTATTTGAGTCATCATTGGATTTTCTCTATAGTCCTTAACTTCAATTTTTGCAGTATTATTTTTATGGTTAATATTTACACTTTTTATATATTTTACATTATTTGGATGGTATCCTATAGTTTCTATAGTATCCACAGCATTAAAAAGTTCCATTAATCTTTCATCATAAGGAATATCTCCATCTAAATATGCCATTATATTCGCTACATCAAAAAGTCTTATAGATTTATTTAGCTTGTATTTTTGTTCACTTAGTAATTTTCCATCAGCAGCAAATATTTTGTAACTTGGATTTAATTTACCATTTTTTTCAGAAATTACTGATTTCATTCCATCCATAGCAGCTTGTGATGGATTAGATTTTAAATCTGTTACTGCTGTAAGTTTTCCATCACTATAACCTTCTAAAGTAAAATCAGCTTGATTAACTTTATAAGTAAAAGTGATTTCCTTATCTTTATCTAATTTTTGTCTAATATATTTATCTACCTCTTGATAATCCACAGTCTTTGCTGAGTAAGCTAACAAACTACAAAATGCAAATAAAAAAATCATTATTTTTTTCATAAAAAACCTCCATATTATTTTTTGATATAAGCACATTTTAACATTTTTTTTTAAAAAGTCTGTAACATTTGTTACAAACTTATTTTATCATAAAATGCTTTATGATTTTCAACAGATTTTTTTGCAAATTCATCATCATAAGATATCATATCTAAGTATCTCATACCTAAATAATTTTTTGCAGCATAATTTATTTCAGGGAAAATTATATTTTTATCACCTTTAAAATCAACTACTAAAAGCCAACTTTCATCTTTTTCTGTTGTCATTTCAAGTAACCATAATCTATTTATAGTTCCTATTTCATCGCAACATTTACTTATCTCTTCTGCTAACATAGTTGGAAATTTTTCTGGTTCACTTAATAAGATTTTTGAGTTAACAGGTATCTTTAACTCTCTAACTTCTAATCTCTCTTCTTTCATAGCTTTTAATTCTCTTAACCATTCTTCAGAAATAATATAACTTTTTCCAAAAGGATTTATAACAAGTCCTTCTATATCATGAGTATGATCCAATATGATTTCTGAATAATTATCAAAATTTAATTCTATTGTATCCATATCACCAGGGATAGGCCATTTTGCTAACTCCTCTGCATCTGTAAAAACAGGTAGATAAAGTCTTTTATCATCTGTCAATAACATATTTATACTAAAAATATCTGTTTTTCCATTATCTGGTCTATTGATATAGCTTAAAAAATTAGCTCTCATTATTATTTCTTCAAGCATTTCATTTTCCAACTCAGGGCTAGGTTCCTTATACATTTTTTCTAAAAATTCACTTACCTTAGTCATAAAATCTCCCTTCCTTACAATTTCACAATTTCTATTATACCTTAAAAAATTAATAATTACAAATATAAATAGAAATTTCTGTTTAGATATAAAAATAAGTGAGTTACTTTGAAATTTAATCAAAAAAATTTCTTTAAGGATTACTTGCTAGTCTATAATGGCTGTAGAGCTCCACAAAGGCTCTTTCACCATTATAGGACATACAGTAATCTTATTAAAAAAAGAAAATTTCTTTAATCTGTATTCATAACTCACTTAGTTTTTATAAAACTATTCTTAACATATCAAGTTCATTCATAGGTGTATCTGTTTTTATCTTTACAAATGAATTTGGATTGGCAGATTCAACACTTTCTGTTTCTCTACCCATTTTATCTAACAATATCATTTCAGGCATTATAAAGTCTCTAACTTTTATTTCTGGACTAACAATTTGAACTGCTTGTCCAACAAATAATTTATTTCTAATAGCTACTAGGTACTCATTGTCGCTTAATTTTTTTTCAATTTTAGCAACCAATTTATGAGTTTGACTATATGAATTTCTATTGTTATAGTTTAAAGATTCTTTTCCTGCTTTTCCATGATAGAAACCTTCTGTATACGATCTATTTGAAATAGATTCTAGTTCATTTCTCCATTCAGGATTATATTCAAAATTTTCACTATAGTAAGAGTTTAGTGCATCTTTATATACTTTTACACAATTTGAAACATAGTAAATTCCTTTCATTCTTCCTTCAATCTTAAGTGAATCTACTCCTGCATCTAAGATTTTATCTATCATTTCTATAGTACATAAATCTTTTGAGTTAAAAATATATGTTCCATGTTCATCTTCATACACTGGCATAGTTTCACCAGGTCTTGTTTCCTCAACTAAAGAGTATTTCCATCTACAAGCCTGAGCACAGTCTCCTCTGTTTGCATCTCTACCTGTCATATAGTTACTAAGTAGACATCTTCCAGAAATTGCCATACACATTGCTCCATGTACAAAAACTTCTAACTCTATATCAGGTACTTTTTCTCTAATTTCTTTAATATTTTCTAAAGAAATTTCTCTTGCAAGTACAACTCTTTTTGCTCCCATATCTTTCCACATTTTAACTGATCTCCAGTTTGTGTTACTTGCCTGTGTACTAATACTTATGTTTAGATCAGAATTTTCTTTTACAACTTGGAATACTCCCAAGTCTGCAACTATAACTCCATCTACTCCTATTCTTTCTAAGAACTTTACATAGTCTGGTAAGGCATCCAATTCATCATTGTGTGGAATAATATTAAGAGTTACATAGACTCTTTTTCCTCTTTCATGAGCATAGTTAACAGCCTCTTCTAATTCTTCATCAGAAAAATTATTACTTCCCGCTCTCAAATTAAACATTTTTCCACCCATAAATACAGCATCTGCTCCATAGTGTAGTGCCATTTTAAATTTTTCCATATTCCCAGCAGGTGCTAGTAATTCCGCTTTTTTCAAAAATATCATCCCTTCTAAAATTTTTATTTCACTTCATTTGTATAACTTGTGAATTTTGTAAATTCACTTAAGAAATTAAGCTTTATTGTTCCAGTAGCTCCATTTCTGTGTTTACCAATAATTAATTCAGTAATTCCTTTATTTTCAGTGTCAGGTATATAATACTCTTCTCTATAAAGAAAAGCAACTATATCTGCATCTTGTTCTATGGCTCCAGATTCTCTCAAATCTGAAAGCATAGGTCTTCTATCAACTCTACTTTCAACAGCTCTTGATAATTGTGAGAGAGCTATCACAGGTACATCTAATTCTCTTGCAAGTCCTTTTAATGCTCTTGATATATCAGAAATTTCTTGTTGCCTACTTGCTTCAGAGCCTCTGCCCTTGCCTGTTCCATTTATTAATTGCAAATAGTCTATAATTATTAAATCTAATTTATCTTGAGCCTTCATATTTCTTGCATAAGATCTTATTTCTAGAACATTTGTATGTGGTAAATCGGCAACATATATCTTCATATTAGATAAACTAGTTGTTGCTACTGTTAATTTGTTCCACTCATCTTCTTCAATGTAAACATTTCTTAATTTATTTTGAGAAATTCCTGATTCCATTGCTAAAAGTCTTTGAAATAGCTGTTGTACAGGCATCTCAAGACTAAAAATTAAAACATTTTTCTTTTCTTTAGCTGCATTCAATGCTAAATTTAAAGCAAAGGCTGTTTTACCCATAGCAGGCCTTGCAGCTAAAATTATTAAATCAGAATTATTCAAGCCACTTGTCATTCTATCTAGATCAATAAAACCAGTTGGTATACCTAATGTTTTCCCACGATTTCTGGATACATTATCTATCCTTCTCATTTCCTCTAAACCTGCTGTTTTCATATCAACTATATTATTTTTAAGTATATTTTTAGATAAATTTAAAACTTTACCTTCTGCCTCATCCATAATTTCTTCAGCAGTTCTGACATCAGTATAAGCAGTCTTAGCTATTTCCATTCCTACTTGTCCCAACTTTCTTAACATAGCCTTTTCTTTTATCAGTTCAGCATACTCTAAAAGATTATATGAACTAGTATTTTCATCTATAATATTAGTTAGTACTTCAAGAATATCTTCTTTGTTTTTTAAATCACTTTTTTTTATCTCTTCAACTACTAAAATAGGATCTACTCCTCTATTTTCAGAGAAAAGATTGTCAATAGCCTTATATATCTCAGCATGTTCTTTTTGGTAGAAATCATCTGGCTTAATAATGTACTTTATTTCATCTAAAGAATTCACATCAAAGAAAATCCCACCTATTAGAGCTCTTTCAGCCTCTAAACTATAGGGAATCCTATTCAGATCTTCAAATTCCATTTTTCCTCCATTATTTTGCTATTACATTTATTTTTACTACAGCCTTTACATCTGTAAATAATTTTATTACTACTTCATCAGGTCCTAAAGCTTTAATATTAGCTTCTATTTTCTTCTTGTCTATATCTAAACCTAATTCATCTTTAATATGGCTTGCTATTTCTTTGCTTGTTATTGCTCCAAATAGTTTTCCATTTTCTCCTGCTTTAACAGAAAGGTTTAAAGTTTTAGCTTCTAATATTTTCTTTATTTCTAAAGATTTATTTCTTTCTTCTTCAAGTTTCTTAGCTTCTTTTTTCTTTCTACTTTCTATTTTTTGTAACTCTTCTGGAGTAGCTAAAACTCCTTTTTTTCCTTTTAAAAGGAAGTTATGAGCATACCCATCAGATACAGTAACTATTTCCCCTTTTCTTCCTTGTCCTGCCACATCTTCTAAAAGTATAACTTGTATTTTTGCCATTTCAATGACCCCCTTATATTTCTATATTTTTATTTCTTTTACTTCTATAAATTCAAAACTTACCAAAGCTCCTACTATAAACACAAATGGCGGATATGATAAGCCTATCATCATACTTACTGCATGTTTTATTAAATTTACTTTAATTCCTATTCTATCAAGTAAACTATATATAACTTTTATGCCATATAGAGTGTATATCCATTTTATACATTCTAATATATTATTCTCAATCAATAGATTACTTGATATATTGTATTTATGTGCCCACAATATCAACATGTATGGTATTAACCAATAGCATGAAATTTTCCATAGTTTGTATGTACTAGGGATAAGATTTAAGAAAAGAAAAAAGTAAGATACTATAACAACAAAAAATGCTCCAAAGATGTAGTAATTACCTACTAAAGTTATTGATTTTTGTAGCATAGTTATTCTTTCAATTCCCATCCATTCCACTATATCTGTCCTTCTATGTAAATTTGCTGCTATATAATTTATTCTGTCCATATTCAAATACAGATAAAAAGATATTAATATAGTTGGCACTATAGACATCAAAATTATTCTATTGAAAACTTGCATTCTTTTAGCTATTTTATTAAATAGGTAAAACATAAATTCCATAGCATATGGAAAAATTAAATATAGTATTAAGTAACCTGGGTTTATAAACATCAAAATCAAGGCCACTATAATATTTATTGCCAATGAATATTTTTTCTTATATAAATTTACCTTTGTTATCTTATAGTAAGGTATAAGATAAGTCAAAAAAGGTAAAAATAAGGATAGGAAAAAATACATTACTATTGTCGCTGCTGACATTAGTATACTTACTATTGTCATATATCCCCCCTTAATTTAATTAGGAATTACCTTTAAAATAATTTTCTATCTTTTTAAAGAATTCCATCTCACCACTTTCTTCTTCTTTTTTTTGACCAACAATTTCATATTTTAATTCTAAACTATCTTCATTAAAGAATTTTCTTACAATTTCTGTAAATTCTCTATTATATTCCTCACTTTCCATCTGCTCTTTTGAAAATGAGTATTTTTTATCATAAGTTATAAATATCTTATTATCTTCTATTTTAATAGGATTTGCTCCCATCAAGAAAACTTTATATGAAATTCTCCTATTTTTAGCTTCATCTAATATAGAGTTCCAATTACTCTTCACATCAGCTATAGTTATTTTTACTTTTGGCTTTTCTTTAACAGCTTCTACCACAGTATTATCATTATCTTCAGTTACTTTTTGAACCTTGGTTACTGTTCTTACTATAGTTTGAGTTGAATTTGCTAAAATATCTGCAACTATTACATAGCCAACAAGTTTTTTATCATCTTCAAATTTGAATTTATTTATTACATCATAGATAGTTGATATTATTTTTAAACCCTTATCTATATCTAATTCATTTTTAACTATAGCATTTTTACAGTATTTAGCTAGGTCTTTAAAAAATAATTCTATATCAAAAGATTCATTTGCTAAAGCTTCCAATTCATTTATTATATTATATTCGCTTTCATTTAACAACTTATCTAAAAAAATCTTTATTCTTGAACTTGGTGTTACTCCTAAAGTATCTTCAGCTATCTTTAAATTTATTTCATTTCCATTGGCTGTGACTATAAGCCTTTCTAAAATAGAAATTGAATCTCTCATACTTCCAGAAGAATTTTCATAGATAAGCGGATATACTTCATCACTCATAGATAAATTTTCTTCTTTTAAAATATGCTTTAGTCCAGATTTCATATCTTCTATATCAAGAGCTTTAAAATCATATCTTTGACAACGAGAAATTATAGTAGGTAATATCTTATCTAGTTCTGTTGTTGCTAAGATAAACATTACATGAGATGGTGGTTCTTCCAAAGTTTTTAGAAGTGCATTAAATGCTTCCTTTGTTAGCATATGTGCTTCATCTATTATATATACTTTTTTCAAACCTTCCACAGGTTGATAATTTATTTTTTCTTTTAAACTTCTTATTTCATCAATACTTCTATTTGAGGCAGCATCAATTTCTATAAGATCTGAAAATCTTCCTTCATTTATAGCCTTACAATTTTTACATTCATTACAAGGCTCTCCATCTTCACCTAAGTTTAAACAGTTTACTCCCTTTGCAATAAGTCTTGCAATAGTAGTTTTTCCCACTCCTCTTGGTCCTGAAAAAAGATAAGCATGAGCCATAGATTTATTTTTTAAAGATAACTTAAGACTTTTTACTATTTCATTTTCTCCAGATACCTCTGAAAAACTGCTTGGTCTATATTTTCTATAAAGTGTAATATGCATTTTTTACTCCAAATCATAATAATTCATTTTAGTTCTTAAAGTATTTCTTGTTATCCCTAAAATCTCAGCTGTTTCTACCTTTTTTCCATTAGTTATTTCAAGTATTTGCTTAATTAATTCTTTTTCAATCTTAGAGATTATTTCAAAGTAATAATCGCTCTTTTTATTTTTACTTTTTAATTGACTTATTTCATTTTTAATTAAATTTTCTATAGAGATGGCTCTAATTTCTTCTTTTGATGTAATAGCTTTTTCACCTATTACATTAGGTGGCAAGTCTTCTATCAAAATACTAGAACCTCTACACATTGCAACTGCATATTTTATTGCATTTTTTAATTCATTTACATTACCTGGCCAGTCATATCTTAGTAACTTTTTCAAGGCCATTTTTGTTACACCCTTTATATTTTTTTCCATTTCTCTATTACACTCAGGCATATAGTGGTCAATAATAAAAGGTATATCATCTTTTCTATCTCTTAAATTAGGAATATTTATTTCTAAAACTTTTAATTTTCTATATAACTCATCTATAAATAGTCCTTTATCTATAAGTTCTTCAAGATTTACACTTGTAGAAGCAATTATTCTAACAAAAGCATTTATTGGCTCCATTCCACCCAATCTAAAAAATCTATTTTCTTCAAGTAAAAATAGTATTTTAGATTGCATATCAAGGCTTA
This genomic interval carries:
- the ruvA gene encoding Holliday junction branch migration protein RuvA, with protein sequence MFEYLYGTVEYKKMDYIAIDINGVGYKVYFPLREYEKIDLGNKYKFYIYNHIKEDAYKLIGFLDERDRKIYEMLLKINGIGPSLALAVLSNFSYDKIVEIISKNDYTSLKKVPKLGEKKAQIIILDLKAKLKNLTYTEVETISIDMLEDLVLALEGLGYTKKEIDKTLEKVDLSAYSSLEEAIKGILKNMKIGG
- a CDS encoding thioredoxin family protein, whose product is MKGLEEIYLKGFSLDKYLGIASGEELEKLEELYKNIVISDDFVERIKAVNKKVSVLASVETWCPYARVFLTTMRKINEINHIFDLSLITYGRGVSELAGYLKIHEDDFVVPTAVFLDESFSNLRVFNGFPEKYHNDSTLDTIDGTRNYLKGKFASDILEDVLSVF
- a CDS encoding toxin-antitoxin system YwqK family antitoxin, which codes for MKKIMIFLFAFCSLLAYSAKTVDYQEVDKYIRQKLDKDKEITFTYKVNQADFTLEGYSDGKLTAVTDLKSNPSQAAMDGMKSVISEKNGKLNPSYKIFAADGKLLSEQKYKLNKSIRLFDVANIMAYLDGDIPYDERLMELFNAVDTIETIGYHPNNVKYIKSVNINHKNNTAKIEVKDYRENPMMTQITNIDIKTLSGKTEIFYSNGKLSSSMNVKNGLLDGEVKSYYESGKLKFTANNKEGKMNGIVTIYSEDGSVLKKIEVKDGEIIREF
- a CDS encoding peptidase U32 family protein, which encodes MKKAELLAPAGNMEKFKMALHYGADAVFMGGKMFNLRAGSNNFSDEELEEAVNYAHERGKRVYVTLNIIPHNDELDALPDYVKFLERIGVDGVIVADLGVFQVVKENSDLNISISTQASNTNWRSVKMWKDMGAKRVVLAREISLENIKEIREKVPDIELEVFVHGAMCMAISGRCLLSNYMTGRDANRGDCAQACRWKYSLVEETRPGETMPVYEDEHGTYIFNSKDLCTIEMIDKILDAGVDSLKIEGRMKGIYYVSNCVKVYKDALNSYYSENFEYNPEWRNELESISNRSYTEGFYHGKAGKESLNYNNRNSYSQTHKLVAKIEKKLSDNEYLVAIRNKLFVGQAVQIVSPEIKVRDFIMPEMILLDKMGRETESVESANPNSFVKIKTDTPMNELDMLRIVL
- the rplI gene encoding 50S ribosomal protein L9; the encoded protein is MAKIQVILLEDVAGQGRKGEIVTVSDGYAHNFLLKGKKGVLATPEELQKIESRKKKEAKKLEEERNKSLEIKKILEAKTLNLSVKAGENGKLFGAITSKEIASHIKDELGLDIDKKKIEANIKALGPDEVVIKLFTDVKAVVKINVIAK
- the dnaX gene encoding DNA polymerase III subunit gamma/tau, with translation MHITLYRKYRPSSFSEVSGENEIVKSLKLSLKNKSMAHAYLFSGPRGVGKTTIARLIAKGVNCLNLGEDGEPCNECKNCKAINEGRFSDLIEIDAASNRSIDEIRSLKEKINYQPVEGLKKVYIIDEAHMLTKEAFNALLKTLEEPPSHVMFILATTELDKILPTIISRCQRYDFKALDIEDMKSGLKHILKEENLSMSDEVYPLIYENSSGSMRDSISILERLIVTANGNEINLKIAEDTLGVTPSSRIKIFLDKLLNESEYNIINELEALANESFDIELFFKDLAKYCKNAIVKNELDIDKGLKIISTIYDVINKFKFEDDKKLVGYVIVADILANSTQTIVRTVTKVQKVTEDNDNTVVEAVKEKPKVKITIADVKSNWNSILDEAKNRRISYKVFLMGANPIKIEDNKIFITYDKKYSFSKEQMESEEYNREFTEIVRKFFNEDSLELKYEIVGQKKEEESGEMEFFKKIENYFKGNS
- a CDS encoding enhanced serine sensitivity protein SseB, whose product is MTKVSEFLEKMYKEPSPELENEMLEEIIMRANFLSYINRPDNGKTDIFSINMLLTDDKRLYLPVFTDAEELAKWPIPGDMDTIELNFDNYSEIILDHTHDIEGLVINPFGKSYIISEEWLRELKAMKEERLEVRELKIPVNSKILLSEPEKFPTMLAEEISKCCDEIGTINRLWLLEMTTEKDESWLLVVDFKGDKNIIFPEINYAAKNYLGMRYLDMISYDDEFAKKSVENHKAFYDKISL
- the dnaB gene encoding replicative DNA helicase; translated protein: MEFEDLNRIPYSLEAERALIGGIFFDVNSLDEIKYIIKPDDFYQKEHAEIYKAIDNLFSENRGVDPILVVEEIKKSDLKNKEDILEVLTNIIDENTSSYNLLEYAELIKEKAMLRKLGQVGMEIAKTAYTDVRTAEEIMDEAEGKVLNLSKNILKNNIVDMKTAGLEEMRRIDNVSRNRGKTLGIPTGFIDLDRMTSGLNNSDLIILAARPAMGKTAFALNLALNAAKEKKNVLIFSLEMPVQQLFQRLLAMESGISQNKLRNVYIEEDEWNKLTVATTSLSNMKIYVADLPHTNVLEIRSYARNMKAQDKLDLIIIDYLQLINGTGKGRGSEASRQQEISDISRALKGLARELDVPVIALSQLSRAVESRVDRRPMLSDLRESGAIEQDADIVAFLYREEYYIPDTENKGITELIIGKHRNGATGTIKLNFLSEFTKFTSYTNEVK